The genomic stretch TCCTAGAATCGAAGCTGAAGGCGGTGAATTGGCAGGATTAATAATCTTAGCCGGCACTTCTCGAACGCTTGAAGAAGTCATCCTAAACCAAAATGAGGATTCCATAAAGCAGCTTGAAGCATCTCAACAAGAGGTAGCCTTAAAGCAAGTAAAAGAACTACAAAACATGTTTAATTCTATATCTGACATGACGGATGAGATTGCGCAGCAGACTATTTTGTTCGGTTCTGTTTACGCTTGGTATTTTAAAGAGATGAATCAACATCCTACTAAGGACTATTTATCGCAAAGCAAAAAATCGATTTTCGTCGTTCAAGGTGATAAAGATGTACAAGTTTCTGTCGAAAAAGATTTCAATCTATATCGTGAAATGCTAAAATACCACCCCGATGCCACATTCAAACTCTATCCCGGTTTGAACCATCTGTTTATGAAAGCTGTTTTCGGTACGTTGAAAGACATTTGGAAGGAATATAATATTCCTCAATCTGTGGACAGGAATGTTTTAGAAGATATAGCAAAATGGATCTTGTCAAAATAACCAAAATCAAAAGGTGCTAATTCTTAATTTTGTACTTACGAAGAGCATTAGTTTAACAAATATTGACTATTTCGGTAGTCTTTTTTTTTGTACTATCGAGTAGTTTAGTTGTAGAAGTTTTGATGGAAAAAAAGGATAAAATAACGTTAAAGAGGTGACTAATTAGTGATTATATGCTTTGAAGGTGCAAGTGCAGTAGGGAAAACAACAACTTCTAATGAAATTTCCAAAAGCACTAATACATATGTAAGTCCAGAAGTTAACCTCTTATTTAATCGACCAAAAGCAGAATCTAACATATGGTATTTGGAACGACAAGTTGTACGGTGGCAGATCGCTAAAGAGAAAAGTATATATTATGATACAGTAATCCTTGATGGGGATATTTTTCAGCCATTAAGTTATAATTGGTGTTTTGATTTTAAAGTATTTAATCAAAGTCTAGATTTTATTGCCGATTTTTACCGAACTGAAATAAAAAATGGAAGAATTGGTTTTCCAGATAAATATTTTTATTTATATACTGACACACATAGTTTGAGGTATCGCAAAGATAATGATACTACAAGACAGAGAAGGAATTTCGATAAACATATAGAGATTGCGAAGCCACATCAACGCTTTTATGAAGCCCTTAACAATTTTGTACCTGATTATGTTCATATGATTGAGGCAAAAAATATTGAAGAAACTATAACTTCTATAACAACAAATTTGACTTCTGCATCATCAAGTTTAGATATCTCATATTCATTGGAATTTCTTGATTGTATTGTAAGTTGGCTAAGGAAAAACAAGGCTTAGTCAATTACTTCTTATTCAAAAGCATTGCAATAGTTGAACAACTCCTTGAAATAACAAAATTCTCGAAAACAGAAAAAATAAATAATGTAATTACAGAGGTAGGGCTACTATCTTGGAATAGGTGTGTTCTTTTTATGCTTAAATAGTACAACATGAGTTGCTTTGGCACCTCTTTTTTTATTCGCCAAAATAACCATTTAATTTAAAGACGAATGATATAATTATATGGATAAATTTAGTAAAGTAATTTAATGATTGAACAGAATAAAAAGATAATTCTTTTTGGAAACCAGATTATTGAGGAGGGGATTTAATGGCAATTAAGCTCTGTCCCATGTGTGGTAATGAGAATAAGTGCTCAAGTGGGATGACTTGTTGGTGTAATGATGAGTATTTCCCAAGAGAGATCTTTAATCAGATATCATCAGATGAGGTAAGAAAATCTTGTATATGTAAGTCCTGTTTAGATAAGTACAAAGAAGATAATAGAATAGAAGACATAAAACCTGCTGATATCGGACCTATGGTCTTTGGTCGTAAAAAAGAACCTAAACAAGAAGGTGAAATATGTTACTGCTATGAGAAGTTTAAAGATAATCTTAAACCAGGAACAGTAACTAAGTGCTTCAAAGAGAAATGTGCTAATTACCTAAGTTGCACCTCGATCTATTTAGGAAAATTAGAATAGTTTTTTATTAAAAAAGTGGTGTGATTCTATGATTATATATAAATATAAAAAACTAATTGAAGATTTTTTAGCAAGGGAAATTACTGCTGATGAATTTCAGACTCGATATTTAGAAACTTTTAAAGAGACTGATGATAAAATGAATATATATTTATTTGAAATATTAAATGGTGTATTTGAATCAGCAGATTGTTATTGGCATGAGTGTCAACCAGGTGCAGAAACGAATTTTGAGATTTCAGAAGAACAATTAAGAAAAGAAGTAGCAAAAGCATTAGTAAAATTGAATAAGTTAGATATAAAGTAATTTCCTTGTTCAACTGACACGGTGCTTTAGTCGAAAATCATGAGCTGTTAATGTGCGACTTTTTTTATTAAATAAAATGGCAGTATAGTCTATCAGGAAAAATAAAATATGTTACTATAATTAAAGCTCTTATTTAAAAGTTCAAGAGAGGTTGATTTAGTGAAAAAAGCTTTTTATTTAATTTATTTATTACCGATTCCATTTTTTACAACATGGTTTGACATGAATAAATTACTGAAAAAATAATTCAACTAACAAAGTGCATCAGATGTATAAGATTCCCCAAGGTTGTCTAATTAGACAATCTTTTTTAGTTTAAAAATCAACATATAAATTTCATAGAACCAGTAAACAAAAAAACACCCTTACCCCAAAATGAAGTAAGAGTGACAAAACATAGTCCCTTTAAATATTTAATTTTCTTCTCTATTAACTCAAATCTTTCCTAATTCCCCAGTAGATTCCCTAATGATCAATCTAGTAGGCAATAAAATTTCATGTATTGGTTCATCTTTGTTTTCGATTCTCCAACATAGCTGTTCAACTGCTTTTTTGCCGAAGAAGTTTAAGTCGATATCCATCGTTGTCATTTTTGGTGATGCAATTTGAGACAGTTGTCCGTTGTCAAAACTACAAATCGATACGTCATCTGGTACATTGAATCCTCTTTGCTGCAATTCTGATTGAATGAGAAATCCAAGTCCATCATTTACACAAAAATAGGCTGTCGGTTGAGTTGTTAACTGATCTAGTAATCCTTTAATGTGAGATTGTTCTTCTTTAGCATGATTTAAAAGGAATGCTTCGTTTTGTTTAATTCCATATCGTTTTAATGCTAAAAAGTAGCCTTCTAATCTTTCTTGGTAGCTTGGTGAAATATCGACATCACCAACGAAGCTAATTTCTGTATGTCCCAATTTAATTAAATGCTCAACAGCTGTAAATGCCGCGAAGCGATTATTCGTTAAAATTGAATCAGCATGAAGGAATGGTTCATGGTGATCAATTAATACGGTTGGAATGCCAGAGCTAATAACTTTTGCAGTATAGTCTGTACTAATATGAGATAAAATTAACAATCCATCAATTTCTTGATTTGTTAATAAATTAGGCATAATTAAATTTTCAACCGAATGCTGATCAATTGATTCAATTAAAAAATTCATATCTCTAGCTTTTAATTCTTTTTGGATACTTAAGTAGATTTCACCAAAAAATCCAGTTAAAGAAAACGCAAGCTCTGAAGCGATTAATCCGATTGTTTTGACTGTTTTTTCTTCAATTGGTTTTTGCGTACGATTATTAGAATAAGAATAACCTAATTCATCTGCAGTATCTTGTATAAGCTTTCTTGTCTCTTCGCTAACACCAGCTTTTCCAGATAATGCCTGCGAGACGGAGTTTTTTGAGATGTTCAAACGCTTAGCAATGTCTTGCATTGTAACTTTCTTTTCCATTAATAAATTTCTCCTCTAATCAATCTATCTAAATTATTATTCTAAAATGTCTATTGTAATTATATTGTAACGTTACAAAAAAAGTAATGCAACTATTTGTAATGTTGTTTGTTAAATTAATTAAAGTATAAAAGTATTAAATTATTTAAAAATCACTTGACTAAAATTATTTTAGGT from Arthrobacter citreus encodes the following:
- a CDS encoding chloramphenicol acetyltransferase; its protein translation is MIICFEGASAVGKTTTSNEISKSTNTYVSPEVNLLFNRPKAESNIWYLERQVVRWQIAKEKSIYYDTVILDGDIFQPLSYNWCFDFKVFNQSLDFIADFYRTEIKNGRIGFPDKYFYLYTDTHSLRYRKDNDTTRQRRNFDKHIEIAKPHQRFYEALNNFVPDYVHMIEAKNIEETITSITTNLTSASSSLDISYSLEFLDCIVSWLRKNKA
- a CDS encoding cysteine-rich CWC family protein, yielding MAIKLCPMCGNENKCSSGMTCWCNDEYFPREIFNQISSDEVRKSCICKSCLDKYKEDNRIEDIKPADIGPMVFGRKKEPKQEGEICYCYEKFKDNLKPGTVTKCFKEKCANYLSCTSIYLGKLE
- a CDS encoding LacI family DNA-binding transcriptional regulator; its protein translation is MEKKVTMQDIAKRLNISKNSVSQALSGKAGVSEETRKLIQDTADELGYSYSNNRTQKPIEEKTVKTIGLIASELAFSLTGFFGEIYLSIQKELKARDMNFLIESIDQHSVENLIMPNLLTNQEIDGLLILSHISTDYTAKVISSGIPTVLIDHHEPFLHADSILTNNRFAAFTAVEHLIKLGHTEISFVGDVDISPSYQERLEGYFLALKRYGIKQNEAFLLNHAKEEQSHIKGLLDQLTTQPTAYFCVNDGLGFLIQSELQQRGFNVPDDVSICSFDNGQLSQIASPKMTTMDIDLNFFGKKAVEQLCWRIENKDEPIHEILLPTRLIIRESTGELGKI
- a CDS encoding alpha/beta fold hydrolase, which translates into the protein MIEQVTVMANAAYPLEGILTLPDSHTEKVPAVVFVHGSGALDKDETVGANKLFRDLADGLANQGIASIRYDKRTFAHGKQMVQELGGKLSVKEEVIEDAIEAVDMLKKDPRVDANRIFIIGHSLGGTLAPRIEAEGGELAGLIILAGTSRTLEEVILNQNEDSIKQLEASQQEVALKQVKELQNMFNSISDMTDEIAQQTILFGSVYAWYFKEMNQHPTKDYLSQSKKSIFVVQGDKDVQVSVEKDFNLYREMLKYHPDATFKLYPGLNHLFMKAVFGTLKDIWKEYNIPQSVDRNVLEDIAKWILSK